The window CCACGCGATGGCGTGGCAGGTCGACCCGTCGCCACCGAAAGTCGGTCCCGCCGTCGTCACCTTCGAACCCTTCGATGACGACAGCCAGCCGCTCACCGGGGCCAGCCTGGAGCTCGAAGGCAACATGAGCCACGCCGGCATGATGCCGGAGACCAGCGACCTCACCGAAACCGAGCCCGGCACCTATGTCACGTCCGACTTCCAGTTCAGCATGGCCGGCGAC is drawn from Thermomicrobiales bacterium and contains these coding sequences:
- a CDS encoding FixH family protein, which translates into the protein MSFQVRRTAPLLVVMLLVIPLLLVGCSRGDTASTDAHAMAWQVDPSPPKVGPAVVTFEPFDDDSQPLTGASLELEGNMSHAGMMPETSDLTETEPGTYVTSDFQFSMAGDWIMTVRGTLSDGTSYEAAFDVEGVEG